The genomic stretch GCGGCGTGGGAAGTGGGATTGCCCTGTGGCGGCGAGATCGCGGTGCTGGTCCAGCCGGTCGCCGCGCATGGCTTCCCCCCCGCCTTGTTCGATGCGATCGCCGCCGCGCGCGACGCGGGCACGCCGCTGGACATCGCGACCGACCTGGCGACGGGGCGCAGCGTTGAGGGTTCGGCGGGGGATTTCGTCAACCGCTATGACCCCCCGCGGCGGCTGTTGATCGTCGGCGCGGTCCAGATCGCGCAGGCGCTGGCCGGGCTGGCGCGCGAGATGGGGATCTCAACCGTGGTGATCGATCCACGCGGGCGATTTCTGACGCCCGAGCGTTTTCCGGGGGTGACGCTCGACGATCGCTGGCCCGACGAGGCACTGGCTGCGCTCAAGCCCGACCGCGCCACCGCCGTGGTGACGCTGAGCCACGACCCCAAGATCGACGACGCCGCGCTGCTGGCGGCACTGGCCACTCCGGCAGGCTATGTCGCCGCGCTGGGATCGCGCCGCAGCCATGCCGCGCGGATCGAGCGGCTGGCGGCGGCAGGCGTCGCGGCGGACGACCTTGCGCGAATCGAGGGGCCGGCGGGGCTCGCCATCGGCGCGATCGGCCCGGCCGAGATCG from Sphingomonas hengshuiensis encodes the following:
- a CDS encoding XdhC family protein, producing the protein MAENDGVLAAARAWAGAPMALATVVSTWGSAPRPRGSHMLVHADGRFEGSVSGGCVETDILETAAEVIAGAPALVKRYGVADAAAWEVGLPCGGEIAVLVQPVAAHGFPPALFDAIAAARDAGTPLDIATDLATGRSVEGSAGDFVNRYDPPRRLLIVGAVQIAQALAGLAREMGISTVVIDPRGRFLTPERFPGVTLDDRWPDEALAALKPDRATAVVTLSHDPKIDDAALLAALATPAGYVAALGSRRSHAARIERLAAAGVAADDLARIEGPAGLAIGAIGPAEIALSIAASMIRSFHA